A window from Candidatus Dormiibacterota bacterium encodes these proteins:
- a CDS encoding DNA internalization-related competence protein ComEC/Rec2, producing the protein MTALLTVGIAAVLGTLATAPLSLEGRALDALGILALCAYTCVSREPRSVRAVVLLALVLFGCNAWIARERAPRVPLSRTARYAAVALAPVHSDGSSSSFAAALEGGLTALTHIRGTPPPPGERLVLRGRLEPFDDPRNPGEPSQAELERERGFDAQVARGEILRARAPAQPDPRVLLARAHAWALARLRSALGEPAASIVAGELWGERADLPPDVRAEFQETGTVHVLVTAGLHLGVVAAIVCALLSFFALPRSLACALAIVAVWAFALWSGEQLPATRAAVMVTAALAARAFGRASFSWNALALAALAIAAFRPLSVASPSFALSFSCVGAIFACAPAIERALGTHGALPAALREALTLSIATQLGTWPLTAAIFLQFSPYAVGANLAVVPCVGASLVLGALQLALAWLPALAQGAGNLDGWIVAWMLAVTRTLAALPNSAVPMTPAPSWCIAAYDAALLFCAACVRRTHATPGVAVLIVAVGLVLWPPHAADARVRITVIDVGQADAILIETPTHRALLVDAGGRLERGPQVDGSVAERVGELTVVPFLLRRGIHRLDAIILTHPHGDHAGGVAPVLRKLRAAELADGGQHYTGHAYLDALATARADGVPIVAPRAGDVWRTDDGVALHFIGPSLPFISGGNNDINDNSIAFTLRYRSFCMLFTGDAGTEAEQRFLREGVDLRCQVLKVGHHGSAYSSSPAFIAAVRPQYAIISVGRHNMFGHPAPSTIATLERFGAHVYRTDENGAVTITTDGTHVAVSPMLPDAH; encoded by the coding sequence ATGACCGCGCTGCTGACGGTCGGCATCGCGGCCGTCCTCGGCACGCTTGCCACCGCGCCGCTCTCGCTCGAAGGACGCGCGCTCGACGCGCTCGGCATCCTCGCACTGTGTGCCTACACGTGCGTTTCGCGCGAGCCTCGCTCCGTTCGCGCGGTCGTGCTCCTCGCCCTGGTGCTCTTCGGCTGCAACGCCTGGATCGCGCGCGAGCGTGCACCGCGCGTTCCTCTATCCCGCACCGCGCGGTACGCCGCAGTAGCGCTCGCTCCCGTGCACAGCGACGGGTCGTCGAGCAGTTTTGCGGCGGCACTCGAGGGCGGCCTCACCGCCCTCACGCATATTCGCGGTACGCCTCCGCCTCCGGGCGAGCGCCTCGTGCTGCGCGGTAGACTCGAGCCGTTCGACGACCCGCGCAATCCGGGCGAGCCGAGCCAGGCCGAGCTGGAACGCGAGCGCGGTTTCGACGCGCAGGTCGCACGCGGTGAGATTCTTCGAGCGCGTGCGCCCGCGCAACCAGACCCGCGCGTCCTTCTCGCACGAGCGCACGCGTGGGCACTCGCGCGGCTGCGATCCGCGCTCGGTGAGCCGGCGGCATCGATTGTCGCCGGCGAGCTGTGGGGCGAGCGCGCCGACCTTCCGCCCGACGTCCGTGCGGAGTTTCAAGAGACTGGCACGGTCCACGTGCTCGTCACCGCAGGTTTGCATTTGGGCGTCGTGGCGGCGATCGTCTGCGCGCTGCTCTCCTTCTTCGCGCTTCCGCGCTCTTTGGCGTGCGCGCTCGCGATCGTCGCCGTCTGGGCCTTCGCCCTGTGGAGTGGCGAGCAGCTTCCCGCAACGCGCGCCGCAGTCATGGTAACGGCGGCGCTTGCCGCGCGCGCGTTCGGCAGGGCGTCGTTCTCGTGGAATGCCCTCGCGCTCGCGGCGCTAGCGATCGCAGCATTCCGTCCGCTCAGCGTCGCCTCGCCGTCGTTCGCGCTCTCGTTCAGCTGCGTCGGCGCAATCTTCGCGTGCGCTCCGGCGATCGAGCGTGCACTCGGAACGCATGGAGCGCTGCCCGCCGCCCTACGCGAAGCACTCACGCTGAGCATTGCAACGCAGCTCGGCACGTGGCCGCTGACCGCGGCAATCTTCCTCCAGTTTTCGCCCTACGCCGTTGGGGCGAACCTCGCGGTCGTTCCGTGCGTCGGCGCATCGCTCGTTCTCGGCGCGCTGCAGCTCGCGCTCGCGTGGCTGCCGGCGCTGGCACAAGGCGCCGGCAATCTCGACGGCTGGATCGTCGCCTGGATGCTCGCCGTGACACGCACGCTTGCGGCCCTGCCGAACAGCGCCGTGCCGATGACGCCGGCACCATCGTGGTGCATTGCCGCCTACGACGCGGCATTGCTCTTCTGCGCCGCCTGCGTTCGACGCACGCACGCGACGCCGGGCGTCGCGGTGCTGATTGTTGCCGTCGGGCTCGTCCTATGGCCGCCGCACGCCGCCGACGCGCGCGTTCGTATCACGGTCATCGACGTGGGGCAAGCCGACGCGATTCTCATCGAAACGCCTACCCACCGCGCGCTGCTCGTCGATGCCGGCGGGCGCCTCGAGCGGGGGCCGCAGGTCGACGGATCGGTCGCCGAACGGGTCGGCGAGCTGACCGTCGTGCCGTTCTTGCTGCGCCGCGGCATTCACCGCCTCGACGCAATTATTCTCACGCATCCTCACGGCGATCACGCAGGCGGCGTGGCCCCGGTGCTGCGCAAGTTACGCGCCGCGGAGCTCGCCGACGGCGGCCAGCACTATACGGGCCATGCGTATCTCGACGCGTTGGCCACGGCGCGCGCGGACGGCGTGCCCATCGTCGCGCCACGCGCCGGCGACGTGTGGCGAACGGACGACGGCGTCGCCCTGCACTTCATCGGGCCGTCGCTGCCGTTCATCAGCGGCGGCAACAACGACATCAACGACAACTCCATCGCGTTCACGCTGCGCTATCGCTCGTTCTGCATGCTCTTCACCGGCGATGCGGGCACCGAGGCGGAGCAACGCTTCCTACGCGAGGGGGTGGATTTGCGCTGCCAGGTTCTCAAGGTCGGGCACCACGGCTCCGCCTACAGCTCGAGTCCCGCCTTCATCGCCGCCGTGCGCCCGCAGTACGCGATCATCTCCGTCGGAAGGCACAATATGTTCGGGCACCCCGCGCCTTCAACGATTGCGACACTCGAACGCTTCGGCGCGCACGTCTATCGCACGGATGAAAACGGGGCCGTAACCATAACCACTGATGGCACGCACGTTGCCGTCTCACCGATGCTCCCCGATGCACACTAG
- a CDS encoding NAD-dependent epimerase/dehydratase family protein: MRIIVTGGAGFIGSHVVEEYLAQGHDVLVIDSLWEHGGGRRANVPDRVTFVPMDIRDKNIGRVFAEFRPDVVSHHAAQHSVAISSRDPGLDAEVNVVGLINVLDNTVKVGARKVIFAGSGASFGTPEHFPITEKTPQRPTSPYGITKMVAEHYLRFYKEDRGLDFTSLRYGNVYGPRQDPNGEAGVIAIFIGKFLKREGVRIDWDGEQTRDYVYVKDVARCNADALTRGSGECFVIGTGIKTSVNEIYRMLVEITGFDAPVTRAEKRPGDARDAQFDASLAHTLLGWRPQIPLRDGLIETYKYFQKLLSVPD, from the coding sequence TTGCGAATCATCGTCACCGGCGGAGCCGGATTCATCGGCTCGCACGTCGTCGAGGAGTACCTCGCGCAGGGGCACGACGTGCTCGTCATCGACTCGCTCTGGGAGCACGGCGGCGGTCGGCGAGCAAACGTGCCCGACCGCGTCACGTTCGTGCCGATGGATATTCGCGACAAGAACATCGGGCGCGTCTTTGCGGAGTTCCGGCCGGACGTCGTCAGCCATCACGCTGCGCAGCACTCGGTTGCGATCTCGTCGCGCGATCCGGGGCTCGACGCCGAGGTCAACGTCGTCGGCCTCATCAACGTCCTTGACAACACCGTGAAGGTCGGCGCGAGGAAAGTGATCTTCGCCGGGAGCGGCGCGAGCTTCGGCACGCCGGAGCACTTTCCGATTACGGAGAAGACGCCGCAGCGGCCGACCTCTCCGTACGGCATCACCAAGATGGTCGCCGAGCACTACTTACGGTTCTACAAAGAAGATCGCGGCCTCGATTTCACCTCGCTGCGGTACGGAAACGTCTACGGACCGCGGCAGGATCCCAACGGCGAAGCCGGCGTGATCGCCATCTTCATCGGGAAGTTTCTCAAACGCGAAGGCGTCAGGATCGATTGGGACGGCGAGCAGACCCGCGACTACGTCTACGTCAAGGACGTTGCGCGCTGCAATGCGGACGCTTTGACGCGTGGCTCCGGAGAGTGCTTCGTGATCGGCACGGGCATCAAGACGAGCGTCAACGAGATCTATCGCATGCTTGTAGAGATCACCGGCTTCGACGCACCGGTCACGCGCGCCGAGAAGCGTCCGGGCGACGCGCGCGACGCGCAGTTCGATGCCTCGCTCGCGCACACGCTCTTAGGTTGGCGCCCGCAGATCCCACTGCGCGACGGGCTGATCGAGACGTACAAGTACTTTCAGAAGCTGCTCAGCGTACCAGATTGA
- the leuS gene encoding leucine--tRNA ligase, giving the protein MPEAYDFEQIEQKWRERWEREGTYAAPRVPAGDKYYVLEMLPYPSGDLHVGHAKNYTIGDAVARMMRMLGYDVLHPMGWDAFGLPAENAAIARGIDPETWTRSNIDNMRRQVRLIGTGYDWSREITTCDPEYYRWNQWLFLRLFEHGLAYKREAPVNWCPHDLTVLANEQVVDGRCWRCDALVERRNLAQWFLKITAYADRLLADLDRLDGWPERTRTMQRNWIGRSEGVELSFTIAGTDAHVDVFTTRADTIYGATFIAIAPDHPAIPLLRAVISKHQAAQIDAFAESLRSKSELERISLMEKTGLFTGAYAVNPLSHERVPIWVTNYVLAEYGTGAVMGVPAHDERDFDFARKHGLPIAQVIVPHDLSGEPAPLHEAFLDDGRLIASDDFTGMSSARARDTIAQRLASLGQGRLNVNYRLRDWLISRQRYWGTPIPILYCPQCGEVPVPDEALPVLLPPNAPITGEGSPLARMPEFVNAACPRCGGPARRDTDTMDTFFESSWYYLRYLSPHDASAPWGSEEAAGWMTVDQYIGGAEHAVMHLLYSRFFYKFFADRGWVGAADEPFQRLFHQGFVLHDGEKMSKSRGNVVGIDETARRYGVDAMRLFLLYATPPEDTSDWNDEGIMGRVRFLNRLWRLCAPLASSAAADPRTVPRVREEPERALLRAVHVAAKSARDETASRRFHYNATIAKLDELLNALSALRQEMPGSPALAYAAHALPLLVAPFAPHVAEELWQRMGHTSSVHHERYIEPDESVMALAEITLVVQVNGKIRARLTVPSGLAESEALALALAQPNVQAQLDGNKPRKHVYVPDKLLNLVR; this is encoded by the coding sequence ATGCCCGAAGCGTACGATTTCGAGCAGATCGAGCAAAAGTGGCGGGAGCGCTGGGAACGGGAGGGCACGTATGCCGCGCCGCGCGTTCCCGCGGGCGACAAGTATTACGTGCTCGAGATGCTGCCGTATCCCTCGGGCGATCTCCACGTCGGCCACGCGAAGAACTACACGATCGGCGACGCGGTCGCACGCATGATGCGCATGCTCGGATACGACGTGCTTCATCCGATGGGATGGGACGCTTTCGGCTTGCCCGCCGAGAACGCAGCCATCGCGCGCGGCATCGATCCCGAAACGTGGACCCGCTCGAACATCGACAACATGCGACGGCAGGTTCGCCTCATCGGCACGGGATACGACTGGTCGCGCGAGATCACGACGTGCGATCCCGAGTACTACCGCTGGAACCAATGGCTCTTTCTCCGCCTCTTCGAGCACGGGCTTGCCTATAAGCGCGAGGCGCCGGTCAACTGGTGCCCGCACGATCTGACCGTGCTCGCGAACGAGCAGGTCGTCGACGGAAGGTGCTGGCGATGCGACGCTCTCGTCGAGCGGCGCAACCTCGCGCAGTGGTTTCTCAAGATCACCGCCTACGCCGACCGCCTGCTGGCAGATCTCGATCGGCTCGACGGCTGGCCGGAGCGTACGCGCACGATGCAACGCAACTGGATCGGCCGCAGCGAAGGCGTCGAGCTTTCCTTCACGATCGCAGGAACCGATGCGCACGTCGACGTCTTCACGACGCGTGCCGACACCATCTACGGCGCAACCTTTATTGCTATCGCACCCGACCATCCAGCGATTCCGCTGCTGAGAGCGGTGATCTCGAAGCATCAGGCGGCGCAGATCGACGCGTTCGCGGAATCGCTGCGCTCGAAGTCCGAGCTCGAACGTATCAGTCTGATGGAGAAGACGGGCCTCTTCACCGGTGCCTACGCGGTGAATCCGCTCTCCCACGAGCGCGTTCCGATTTGGGTGACGAACTACGTGCTTGCAGAGTACGGCACGGGCGCGGTGATGGGCGTGCCGGCGCACGACGAGCGCGACTTCGACTTCGCCCGCAAGCACGGCTTGCCGATCGCGCAGGTGATCGTGCCGCACGATCTCTCCGGCGAGCCGGCGCCGCTCCACGAGGCGTTCCTCGACGACGGCCGCCTCATCGCAAGCGACGACTTCACCGGCATGTCGAGCGCGCGCGCGCGCGACACGATCGCCCAACGCCTCGCGTCGCTCGGCCAGGGGCGCCTCAACGTAAACTACCGGTTGCGCGACTGGCTGATCTCGCGCCAGCGCTACTGGGGCACGCCGATTCCTATTCTCTATTGCCCGCAGTGCGGTGAGGTACCGGTTCCAGACGAAGCGCTTCCCGTGCTTCTTCCACCGAACGCGCCGATCACCGGCGAAGGTTCGCCGCTCGCGCGCATGCCGGAGTTCGTGAACGCCGCGTGTCCGCGCTGCGGCGGTCCCGCGCGGCGCGACACCGACACGATGGACACGTTCTTCGAGTCGTCGTGGTACTATCTGCGCTACCTCTCACCTCACGACGCGAGCGCGCCGTGGGGCAGCGAAGAAGCCGCGGGATGGATGACCGTCGATCAATACATCGGCGGCGCAGAGCATGCGGTGATGCACTTGCTCTACTCGCGCTTTTTCTACAAGTTCTTTGCCGACCGGGGATGGGTCGGCGCCGCGGACGAGCCGTTCCAGCGCTTGTTCCACCAAGGCTTCGTGCTGCACGACGGCGAGAAGATGTCGAAGTCGCGCGGCAACGTCGTCGGCATCGACGAGACGGCGCGGCGCTACGGCGTCGACGCAATGCGCCTCTTCCTGCTCTATGCGACGCCGCCGGAAGACACGAGCGACTGGAACGACGAAGGCATCATGGGCCGCGTGCGGTTTCTCAACCGCCTCTGGCGCTTATGTGCACCGTTGGCATCGAGCGCAGCCGCCGATCCGCGTACGGTTCCACGCGTCCGCGAAGAGCCCGAGCGCGCGCTTCTGCGCGCCGTTCACGTTGCCGCGAAATCGGCGCGCGACGAAACGGCGTCGCGGCGCTTTCACTACAATGCAACGATCGCCAAGCTCGACGAACTGCTCAACGCGCTCTCGGCGCTACGCCAAGAGATGCCGGGCTCGCCGGCGCTCGCATATGCGGCGCACGCTCTGCCGTTGCTCGTGGCTCCCTTTGCGCCACACGTCGCCGAGGAGCTGTGGCAACGCATGGGCCACACGAGCTCGGTGCACCACGAGCGGTATATCGAGCCGGACGAGTCCGTCATGGCGCTCGCCGAGATCACGCTCGTCGTACAGGTGAACGGGAAGATCCGGGCGCGCCTCACGGTACCTTCCGGGCTCGCGGAATCGGAGGCGCTCGCGCTCGCTCTCGCGCAACCGAACGTGCAAGCGCAACTCGACGGCAACAAACCGCGCAAGCACGTCTACGTTCCCGACAAGCTTCTCAATCTGGTACGCTGA
- a CDS encoding helix-hairpin-helix domain-containing protein translates to MYRYALLAGGVVLAALALFHPVPRPPQALPAPEFSAAPLARSLPARRRFAYGSPASSRGRCGPSRRRSRRRARHRRQPVGVVDLNTAGAQALGRVPGIGGAIAQRIVDVRSSEGPFTSLDQLLDVAGMTSSRLDRAQQYLRL, encoded by the coding sequence ATGTATCGTTACGCACTGCTCGCCGGCGGCGTCGTGCTCGCCGCGCTCGCCCTGTTCCATCCCGTCCCGCGGCCGCCGCAGGCTCTGCCTGCGCCGGAGTTCTCTGCCGCACCCCTCGCGCGGAGCCTGCCCGCGAGACGTCGCTTTGCATACGGCTCGCCCGCCTCTTCACGCGGACGGTGCGGCCCGTCTCGACGCAGGTCACGGCGTCGAGCGCGCCACCGCCGGCAGCCCGTGGGCGTCGTCGATCTCAACACGGCCGGCGCACAGGCGCTGGGGCGCGTCCCTGGGATCGGCGGCGCGATCGCACAGCGCATCGTCGACGTGCGCTCGAGCGAAGGCCCCTTTACGTCGCTCGACCAGCTGCTCGACGTCGCCGGTATGACCTCGAGCCGGCTGGACCGGGCGCAGCAATACCTGCGACTGTAG
- a CDS encoding long-chain fatty acid--CoA ligase produces the protein MALPPKKTLPQLVREALARENAYALVERVAGKWTPASSAAVLARVENVAAAIRKAGLVEGDRVALISHDCVDWVVCAFATLFAGCVVVPIYPTQALDQTGYILGHSGAKLLFLDTAQALARLGSIPSLPRAVVFEGQGDGSLTAFEAHGAHSPRATTSAAPDDLAVLIYTSGTTGNPKGVMLTHDNVGFDAQSALAYGFQGIHAGQEILSVLPYSHIFEHTMIYIYMLARVRYFICHDPNAMLPDVQDVRPFSMTAVPRIFDRVLAGVTASAMAQGGLAAKLVPWALRAGHDYMYAKTFKRWAGPRRWLAYLAARALVLKAVRKRLGLDRLRYFTSGSAALHVDTAMTFLGLGLPIMQGYGLTETSPVTTVSRLSANRYGAVGKPIPGVEVKIADDGEILTRGRHVMKGYYRDEAATAEAIQNGWLQTGDVGQMEKGFVYITDRKRELFKTAGGKFIAPARVESAIRRSLYVTQAMVVGEGQPHPAAVINANWDLVRKALGISADVPPERLAARDDVLTFLTAEIEKQTADLATFEQIRRIVVIPQEFTVESGYLSPAMKIKRRVVEQHYADEIDRAYRTELRLHAHA, from the coding sequence ATGGCGTTGCCTCCGAAGAAGACGCTGCCGCAGTTGGTGCGGGAAGCGCTTGCTCGTGAGAACGCGTACGCGCTCGTCGAACGCGTCGCGGGCAAATGGACGCCGGCCTCGAGCGCCGCTGTGCTCGCCCGCGTCGAGAACGTCGCCGCCGCAATTCGCAAGGCCGGCCTCGTCGAAGGCGACCGCGTTGCGCTGATCTCGCACGATTGCGTCGACTGGGTCGTCTGCGCATTCGCCACGCTCTTTGCGGGCTGCGTCGTTGTGCCGATCTACCCGACGCAGGCACTCGATCAGACGGGATATATTCTCGGCCACTCCGGTGCGAAGCTGCTCTTCCTCGACACGGCGCAGGCGCTCGCACGGCTTGGCTCCATCCCGTCTCTGCCGCGAGCCGTGGTCTTCGAAGGGCAAGGTGACGGGTCGCTGACGGCCTTCGAGGCGCATGGGGCGCACTCGCCGCGCGCGACCACGTCGGCGGCACCCGACGATTTGGCGGTGCTGATCTATACGTCGGGAACGACGGGGAATCCGAAGGGCGTGATGCTCACGCACGACAACGTCGGCTTCGACGCGCAGTCGGCGCTCGCGTACGGGTTTCAGGGCATCCACGCGGGACAAGAGATTCTTTCGGTACTGCCGTATTCGCACATCTTCGAGCACACGATGATCTACATCTATATGCTCGCGCGGGTGCGATACTTCATCTGCCACGATCCGAACGCCATGCTTCCCGACGTGCAGGACGTGCGCCCGTTTTCGATGACCGCGGTGCCGCGAATCTTCGATCGCGTGCTCGCGGGCGTTACCGCGTCGGCGATGGCACAGGGCGGACTGGCCGCGAAGCTCGTTCCGTGGGCTCTGCGCGCCGGTCACGACTACATGTACGCGAAGACGTTCAAGCGATGGGCCGGGCCGCGACGATGGCTTGCGTACCTCGCCGCTCGCGCCCTGGTGCTGAAGGCGGTCCGCAAACGCCTGGGCCTCGATCGTCTTCGGTATTTCACGAGCGGTAGCGCGGCGCTGCACGTCGACACGGCGATGACGTTCCTCGGCTTGGGCTTGCCGATCATGCAGGGCTACGGTTTGACCGAGACGTCGCCGGTCACGACGGTGAGCCGGCTCTCGGCGAATCGCTACGGCGCCGTCGGCAAGCCGATTCCTGGCGTCGAGGTGAAGATCGCAGACGACGGCGAGATCCTGACGCGCGGCCGGCACGTGATGAAGGGCTACTATCGCGACGAAGCCGCGACGGCCGAGGCGATCCAGAACGGCTGGCTGCAAACCGGCGACGTCGGGCAGATGGAGAAGGGATTCGTCTATATCACCGATCGCAAACGCGAGTTGTTCAAGACCGCCGGCGGAAAGTTCATCGCGCCCGCGCGCGTGGAATCGGCGATCAGACGCTCGCTCTACGTCACGCAGGCAATGGTCGTCGGCGAAGGGCAGCCCCATCCCGCAGCCGTGATCAATGCCAACTGGGACCTCGTACGCAAGGCGCTCGGCATATCTGCCGACGTTCCGCCGGAACGGCTGGCGGCTCGCGACGACGTGCTGACCTTCCTCACCGCCGAAATCGAGAAGCAAACGGCTGACCTCGCTACCTTCGAGCAGATCCGGCGCATCGTCGTCATTCCGCAAGAGTTTACCGTCGAAAGCGGTTATCTCTCGCCGGCAATGAAGATCAAGCGCCGCGTCGTGGAGCAACACTATGCAGACGAAATCGACCGCGCCTATCGCACCGAGCTCCGCCTTCACGCCCACGCATGA
- a CDS encoding PadR family transcriptional regulator, whose translation MHAHAHELHPVDEILRGPIKSKTVFPALLLHLLEEQPDHGYGLMQRIERLCGDLIAVNTNKIYPLLRRLEERGFVSATWDHPTKRSRRIYAITPAGVERLNRIKAAMNPYLETIERAVARLRKALYEL comes from the coding sequence GTGCACGCGCACGCGCACGAGCTTCATCCCGTCGACGAGATTCTTCGCGGGCCGATCAAGAGCAAGACGGTATTTCCGGCACTGCTCCTGCATCTGCTCGAGGAGCAGCCCGATCACGGCTACGGCTTGATGCAGCGCATCGAACGCCTGTGTGGAGATTTGATCGCCGTGAACACGAACAAGATCTATCCGCTGCTGCGCCGCTTGGAAGAACGTGGATTCGTGAGCGCGACGTGGGATCACCCGACGAAGCGATCGCGCCGTATCTACGCGATCACGCCGGCGGGCGTCGAGCGGCTGAACCGTATCAAGGCGGCGATGAATCCGTACCTCGAAACGATCGAACGGGCAGTGGCCCGACTTCGCAAGGCGCTGTACGAGCTCTAA
- a CDS encoding peptidase S10 yields MLRTLPAAALAAVFLLASAPRTSGDPSATPDAVTHHTIALGGHTYAYTARAGTITLRDQDHRPTCRIFYVAYTLDGANPSTRPVTFLYNGGPGSSSMWLHMGSVGPMRIVTNSNATQTAGPAYRIVDNPYSILDRSDLVFIDMPDSGFGRIIGKGKPADFFGVDQDVRAFGQFIERYVTQFGRWNSPKFLFGESYGTTRSANLANYLQANGITVSGVVLQSTILSFALDWDFEPTGIGGGDWLFVLYLPTEAATAWYHHAIAYRGSLRSFTAAAEHFASTEYLDALAQGSALSPASYDDVVAKLHYYTGLSDQYIRNSNLRVPYWRFMSELLRERGKVVGRLDSRFETWALDRTQETPDWDATDAGIDAPYTTAINEYLRQDLHYNTPLLYRTSVYNIIAAHGGWNWKHNGTEVTNVAVDLAQAMTYNKNLRVFSANGYYDFATPYYATVYTLTHLNLMPAIQGHITYGFYPSGHMIYLNIPSLAQYHNDLERWYAQALSIR; encoded by the coding sequence ATGCTCCGTACGCTCCCGGCGGCCGCACTTGCCGCCGTCTTCTTGCTCGCAAGCGCCCCCCGCACGTCCGGCGATCCGTCTGCGACTCCCGATGCCGTAACGCATCACACGATCGCGCTCGGCGGTCATACGTATGCCTACACTGCGCGTGCGGGAACGATCACGCTCAGGGATCAGGACCATCGTCCGACGTGCCGGATTTTCTACGTCGCGTACACGCTCGACGGCGCAAACCCGAGCACCAGGCCGGTGACGTTCCTCTACAACGGCGGACCGGGAAGCTCGAGCATGTGGCTGCACATGGGTTCCGTGGGGCCGATGCGGATCGTTACGAACTCGAACGCGACGCAGACCGCGGGCCCGGCATACCGCATCGTCGATAATCCGTACAGCATTCTCGATCGATCGGATCTCGTCTTCATCGACATGCCGGACAGCGGCTTCGGCCGCATCATCGGCAAGGGCAAGCCGGCCGATTTCTTTGGCGTCGACCAAGACGTGCGCGCGTTCGGACAGTTCATCGAGCGGTACGTGACGCAGTTCGGGCGCTGGAACTCACCAAAGTTTCTCTTCGGCGAATCGTACGGCACGACGCGCTCGGCGAACCTCGCCAACTATCTGCAGGCCAACGGCATCACGGTGAGCGGGGTCGTGCTCCAATCGACGATCCTCAGCTTCGCTCTCGACTGGGATTTCGAGCCGACGGGCATCGGAGGCGGCGACTGGCTCTTCGTGCTCTATCTGCCGACCGAAGCCGCCACCGCCTGGTACCACCACGCGATCGCATACCGCGGCAGCCTGCGCTCGTTCACCGCAGCGGCGGAACACTTTGCGTCCACCGAGTATCTCGACGCGCTCGCGCAAGGCTCGGCGCTTTCACCGGCATCCTACGACGACGTCGTGGCGAAGCTCCATTACTATACCGGCCTCTCCGACCAATACATCCGCAACTCGAACCTGCGCGTACCGTATTGGCGCTTCATGAGCGAGCTGCTGCGCGAGCGAGGCAAGGTCGTCGGGCGGCTCGACTCGCGCTTCGAAACGTGGGCGCTCGATCGCACGCAGGAAACGCCGGATTGGGACGCGACCGACGCCGGAATCGACGCGCCGTACACGACCGCGATCAACGAATACCTGCGCCAGGATCTCCACTACAACACGCCGCTGCTCTACCGCACGAGCGTCTACAATATCATCGCCGCGCATGGCGGGTGGAATTGGAAGCACAACGGTACCGAGGTCACAAACGTGGCGGTCGACCTCGCGCAGGCGATGACCTATAACAAGAACCTGCGCGTCTTCTCGGCGAACGGCTACTACGATTTCGCCACGCCCTACTATGCGACCGTGTACACGCTGACGCATCTCAACCTGATGCCCGCCATCCAGGGGCACATCACCTACGGCTTCTATCCGTCGGGACACATGATCTATCTCAATATCCCCTCACTCGCGCAGTACCACAACGATCTCGAGCGTTGGTACGCGCAGGCGCTCTCGATTCGCTAG